In Labrys monachus, the genomic stretch CCCGGTCGACGTCTTTCAGGCCGATACGTTTTCCCGGATTTCGATCCCTGTCGGCATCGTGAATCTCGGCCAGCCGGGGAAGATCCCGCCGGCCACGCAAGCCGCGGGGATCGCGAAAGCCATTCCCCGCAACAGCTACGCCACGATCGCCGATGCGAGCCACTTCAGCATGTTCGCCGTGTGCAAGGCCGGCGCTGCCGATCTCGCCGACGCCGAAAAGATCGGCGATCCCATCTGTTCGGACGGCGGAGGCCGTTCGCGGCTCGAGATCCACGAACAGCTGATCGATAGGGTCACCGACGCTTTCAGCCGGGCGCTCGGGACGAACCGTTGATCGCGTAGCGAGCCTTCGAGACAGTTCGGGACGGCTCCGGCGCGAACGCCGGAGCCGGGCGCCGCATCACATGCAGTCGCCCTTGTACTCGTATTTGTCGGCGGTCGCGGTGTCGCCGGCCTTGATGGTGACGATCTCGGTCAGCGTCGTCTTGTCGAGATGGCCGCCCTTGGTCAGCGTGAGCGCCGTCTGCATGGCGACCTCGCCTTCGACCTTGGGATTCTGGGCGATCAGCGCCTGGATGCTGCCGTTCTTGAAGGCGGCGACCTCCGCGCTCGCCGCGTCATAGGCGACGACCTTGACCTTGCCGAGCGCCCCCGCCTGCCGCAGGCCGGTCAGCGCGCCGATGGCGCCCTGGTCGTTGGTGGAGAAGATGCCGGCGAGGTCGGGATGAGCCGACAGCGTGGAGGTGACGATCTCCGCCGCCTTCTGCGGGTCGTCGCTCTGATATTGCGGCCCGAGATAATCGAGGCCGGCATATTTCTTCAGCTCCTCCTCGAAGCCGGTGGTGCGGGCGTCCTGCGCCGCCGATCCCGGCGGCTGGGTGATGACCAGCACCTTGCCCTTGCCGCCCAGCAGCGTGTTCATGGCGTCGGCGGCCTGCTTGCCGCCCTGCTCGTTGTCGGTGACGATCTGCGTCTCGACGAAGGAATTGTCGCGGACCGTCTGGTCGACGGTGACGATCCTGGTGCCGAGGCCGGCGAGCTGCTTCAGCGGGGCGACGAGCGCCTGCGCGTCCGTCGGCACCACCACGGCGACCGCCGGCTTGGTGGCGGCGACGGCGTTGACCACCGGGATCTGGCTGTCGGCGGCGAACTGGTCGGGCGCCGAGACGGTGAGGGCGAGGCCGAGCTCCTTGGCCTTGGCCTGGGCGCCGCAGGCGAGCGCCTGGTAGAACGGGCTGCCCTTGACGCCGAGCACGAGCGCGACCGAAGGCTCGGCGGCGAAGGCGGCGGTGGACAAAAGGAAGCCTGCGGCGGCAAGCCCGGCCGCGACGGGAAGATGTTTCGTCTTCATCTGCGTTCTCCTGTTGGATGGTTGAGTCTCAGCCGCGTTCTCTCGCGCGGCGCTTGAGCTGGTCGATCCAGACGGCGAGGACGAGCACGGCGCCCGTCGCCACCGTCTGCCAGAACGGCGGGATGCCGAGGATCACGAAGCCGTTCAGCAGGACGATGGGGATGAACACGCCGACCACCGTGCCGGCGATGCTGCCGATGCCGCCGAACAGGCTGGTGCCGCCGAGCACCACCGCCGAGATGGTCGAGAGATTGTCCATCGCATGGCCGCCGATGGTCGTGGTGCCGAAGCGGGCCGTCGACATCATCGCCGCAAGGCCGGCGAGCATGCCCGACAGCACATAGATGCCGATGAGGCGCGCCCGCACATTGATGCCCGACCGCCGCGCCGCCTCGGCATCCGAGCCGACGGCGAAGACATGCAGGCCGAAGCGCGTGAGATGCAGCACGACGGCGCCGAGCAGGCTGACGAGGATGGCGATCACGACGAGCACCGGCACGCCGGCGACCGTGCCGGAGCCGATGACGTCGACGAGCAGTTCCGGCACGGCGCGGACATCGACGCCGTTGGTGAGGATCTGCGCGAAGCCGAGCGCCATGCCGAAGGTGCCGAGCGTGACGATCAGCGCGGGAATGCGCGCCACGGCGACGAGGAAGCCGTTCACCGCGCCCCAGAAGGCGCCGCTGGCCAGGGCGACGGCGAGGCCGGCGAGGACGACGCCCCAGCCGCCGCCGGTCGTGCCGTAGGTGCCGCCGGGCGCGCCGGACAGATGCAGCATCGCCTGCGCCGAGGTGATGGAGGCGAAGACGAGGACGGCGCCGACCGACAGGTCGATGCCGGCGGCGATGATGACGAAGGTCTGCCCGACCGACAGCACCAGCAGGATCGCGGCATTCACCGCGAGCATCGACAGGTTGTAGGCGGAGCCGAACTGCGTCGGCCGCAGCGCCGAGAAGATCACGATCAGGGCGATCAGCAGCAGGAAGATCCAGCCGCCGCCGAGAAGGCGGCCCCAGACATCGCGGCTCGCGCCGGCCTCGGCCTCGGCGGCGGAAGTGGGATCGTTGGCGCTCGCCATCACGGCATCTCCTTGGCGTCGGCCGTGCCGCTCGTCATCGCGGCGATCAGG encodes the following:
- a CDS encoding ABC transporter substrate-binding protein, producing MKTKHLPVAAGLAAAGFLLSTAAFAAEPSVALVLGVKGSPFYQALACGAQAKAKELGLALTVSAPDQFAADSQIPVVNAVAATKPAVAVVVPTDAQALVAPLKQLAGLGTRIVTVDQTVRDNSFVETQIVTDNEQGGKQAADAMNTLLGGKGKVLVITQPPGSAAQDARTTGFEEELKKYAGLDYLGPQYQSDDPQKAAEIVTSTLSAHPDLAGIFSTNDQGAIGALTGLRQAGALGKVKVVAYDAASAEVAAFKNGSIQALIAQNPKVEGEVAMQTALTLTKGGHLDKTTLTEIVTIKAGDTATADKYEYKGDCM
- a CDS encoding ABC transporter permease, whose amino-acid sequence is MASANDPTSAAEAEAGASRDVWGRLLGGGWIFLLLIALIVIFSALRPTQFGSAYNLSMLAVNAAILLVLSVGQTFVIIAAGIDLSVGAVLVFASITSAQAMLHLSGAPGGTYGTTGGGWGVVLAGLAVALASGAFWGAVNGFLVAVARIPALIVTLGTFGMALGFAQILTNGVDVRAVPELLVDVIGSGTVAGVPVLVVIAILVSLLGAVVLHLTRFGLHVFAVGSDAEAARRSGINVRARLIGIYVLSGMLAGLAAMMSTARFGTTTIGGHAMDNLSTISAVVLGGTSLFGGIGSIAGTVVGVFIPIVLLNGFVILGIPPFWQTVATGAVLVLAVWIDQLKRRARERG